The Ailuropoda melanoleuca isolate Jingjing chromosome 4, ASM200744v2, whole genome shotgun sequence region TAAACTCCAGCCCCCCCGGAGCACGTGAGCAGAACGTTTAAACCAAGCTCCCTGGAGACTCACTGAGCCCTGGCAGTATCTTTCTTCTTCCAGGATTTCATTTTTACCAATTAAATTGTAATTTgtaaatttgcatatttttaaaatgaccccCTGTCTCAGATGCGGGCATCATCAACCTTAGGGGATTCTGGTATAGATTAAATGTGTCGGTGTCTGAGAAATCCATTCTAAAGCACGTTAGTGATACCATTAAATTACTTACCTCCCTCTTGTCTCTAAGAATGCAGTGGAAGCAAAGGGCAGGGGAGAAATCCAGAAGTCCAGGAACCCTGGGTCATTCTCCTTTGTCTCCTCAGCCCAGCTTCTCCAAGTTCTGTACACTTTCTGTCCTGAGGCCCCCACTGACACTGCCCAAACCTGGGTCACACTGCCCTCTAGCGATGTCCTCCGCAAAACCCCCAGACAGGATCATGGCATCCTCAGGTTCTCTCTGCTCAAAGTGTGTCCAGCCCTGAGCCAGGGCTAGGGGTATGGAGAACAAGGCTCCGCCCAGCGCCCCACAGGTGCAGCACCCCCGCCCTCTGACCTCCCTGCCACACACCCATCTCCACCCAGCACTTCAGAGCCTGGCAAGGACCGTTAAGATAACTCTGATACAGATGTCTTGCCCCGTTCACAGGACATGAAGTTTGGCGAGGCAGAAGCCCACCTAGATCCTCCCTGAAACCAGCTCTAGCTGCCTGCCCTGGGAGGAACGCCCTGCCCCAGACAGAGTTGAGCacttcctccttcattcttcctctGCAGcgtccaccccccacctcctccacgtCACGCAGAGGCCGCTCTGAGCACACCCGTGGGCAGCTCCTGATGAGTGGGATGCCCCTTGTGACAAGCCGCCCGCTTTCCTACTTCTCCAAAGCCACTCATTCTGTTTCTGACACAGCCAGCCTTCCTGTCTGTCTCCTAGCCATTGCCAAGGCCATCCTGGGGCCACCTTGACCTCAGAGACCTTGTCACCACCCGCCCACACCCTGTCCAACCCCCAGCACGTATTGCAAAAGCTACGTGCTCTAGCATCCACAGACACCCAGCACTTCCTCTGACCTGCCCATTCTCCTCCTCAGCCCTCCTGGGGTGTTAGTCAAAGGCTGGGGGTAGGGGTAGCCAGAGCAAGGCAGGATGCCAGGGCCATTTCGAGGAAACCGTCCCCACACCCAGACAGTCTGAGCCTAGCCTCCCAGGAAAAGCCGTGGCTCTACCTCCCACTCTTCCCCCGTCTGACCCTGGGCTGACTCAGACACACCTTCCCAAGTCCCCATATCCAGGGGGAGGCCACAGGTTGCCAGCAGGAGGAGCCTGGGGCTCCTCCCCAAGGCCAGAGTCTACCTCTGCTCTAAGAAGATTCTTCATCTCCCTGCCCATTTCTCGAGTAGGAAACTGAGGGAGGGCTGCAGGGCCCAGGGTCACAGAGTCAGCCCACAGTGCAGGATGGACTCAGACCAACTCCCACCCTTTAAAACCTCACCTCCCCCATCTTCCATGTCACCACATTTCTCCCCCCTACAGCTGGGCTCTGCTTTGTTCCCTCCAATGCTCTCTTGGCTTTCTGCTCCCCCAGCATCAGTAGACACCCGAAAGAACAGCCAGCCTTCATGGCTTTTCCCTCCTTGGGGCTATCCCAAAGTGATGGGGTGGAAAGTGTACTGGGAGGTCAACATGCACTGGTGGGTGAATATGTCCTGCTCAGCCTCCCCACGCCTCTATGAACCTGCCTGGCCTGGCCCAGGTCGGCTCCAGGAGTGCCCTCTGCGCTGACCACCGGACCTCTCTCCAGTGTCCCTGGCTACAAGCTATAGGGTGGCTGAAGTCCTAGATCCTCAGTTCTCACTGCTCAAACTCTTCCCCATCCCTGTATCTGCTGGTCAGTCCTGGCCAGACTTCGCAGCATAAAGGCCCAGGGACCTCAGCGGATGCTACACAGACCCACATGTCCACATCCCCATGCTTGGAAGCATGCACACAGAgccacacgtgcacgcacactaGCAACCCAGGCCTGCACAAAGACAGGGAGGCTGCAGCAGCCTGCTGCTCTCTACTGCCTCCCTGTCCCTttatttccctcctcctctcccctccactacCACTGGGAGGTTCAGGGAGTTCCCAGGAGTTCCAGCTTCCTCTGGCCACTTCAAGCCAAGGATCAACCCCGGTATCTCCCTGGGCCCATAGCTCACAGAGGGTGTGAGGTTCCAACTTGGGGGTACAGAGCCATGTGACTGAGCAGCCTGTGAACTGTGGTCTGCACTTGCTGATTTCAGCTTGGCAcagggcacacagtaggtgctcaaagtGACTCAGGGCTGGCCAAGGCACACAAtaagggctcagagaggttcatgACCAGGAcagagcacacagtaggtgctcagagCAGCCCAGGACCTGCAcaaggcacacagtaggtgccctaGAAATGCTGGTTTAAGGGCTAAAGCCACTTCATatgaaaaatttcccaaatgaGCCTCTGGGCCTTCCCAAAATGATGTGTGACCCCTGAGGGGGGACCTGGACAAACATGACCTCCTTGGAGGCCAGCAAAGGGCAGAGCAGGAGGGCCTCAGGCAGCTCCAgctggctgtccctctccctgggcTGGAGGAAGAAGCTATTTATAGTTCCCCCTTGGCCcagcccccccactcccctgcaaGGCGACAGTGTTCCCCCTCCTCCTTGCCACTGACAGGCTGATGCCCCCTCAGAACACCCCTACACTAGAGAGACCAACACCCTCGCACCTCTTCCAGCACCACCTCCACTGCGCGCTGGTCTCTCCCcaatccccctcccaccctctccccgcCGCCCGTGCCTACCCCGCCTGCTGCTCCCTGACCCGGGGTCCGTCAGGGCGCTGCCTCCCTCCTCGCTTCTGTCCATCCTGCAAGCGAACTGGCCCGGGCCACCGCCCCCTGCAGCCTGGAGCCGGGCAGCCCCGCCCTCCGGGCGCGGGAGGGAGCAGCGGTGTGCCCCGTGTGGCCCCGCCTTCCCAGCCCCGCCCTGGGCCCGCCCCCCAGGGCCGCTCACAACTTGAGAGATCAACAGTGCCCGCGCCCCAGGCAGTAATACTCCCGCCCGTGTGGCCTCCCTCTACAGCCAGAGCAGTCCATACTGCCCAGGGTCTGCCCTTGTCTCCAGCCAGAACTGTCTACACTACCTAGAGTTTCTGCTCCCTGGGCAGGCAAGCCTGTCCACACCGTTCGGAAGCGTCTGTCCCATCTCCAGCCCAGCAAAGGAGCTGGGGGTGTGAGATTAGGGAAAACCTATTCCTTCCACACCAAAGGGAGCAGGTCGGTGAAatggggcaggggtagggggagtgggcagaggggcacCGTAGCCAGCTATGACTTAGCCCTCGACTGTCACTGCCTGGGTGCACATGACAGTGATTCTCGTTCATCCCATTCTCCAGGCGCTACGTTTATTGAGCTCTTTCCTGCATGCCAGAACCCTCATGTACACTGTTGCTCAGTGCTCACAAGAAACCTGGTGGCATTGCTCTGctctacagaggaggaagctgaggcttggaaAGATGAGCACGTTTGCTCTGGACAGTTCGATGAAGGAGGTGCAGCGCTGGGCTGGAGCCTCAGCAGCCCGAGCCACGTGTGTCCGAGGGCCACGGCTGGGTGTGCAGGCGTGTGGGTAGGACAGTGCCTGGCTGTGCGTTGAGTGTGTTTCATGCTGGTTTGGGGAACAAGCCCCTGTTCCTTGCAGCCCCCTCACATGCCCTCACCTtgcccacacacactcacagctATCAGATACACTGAGAcgcagccacccaggcacgcgtACACCTGCCACAAACCCAGGATGCCACAGCCACAGACTTCCCACATCCGGCCACCCATGCCTGGAAATGCCCCCGATGGCCCCCTTATCTAAGGGGGGTGCTGCTTTTGGGAGCACAAAACATGCATGTAACCCTCAGCCTGCACGTCCCTGTGTGGTGAccgtggggggcagggcagacctGTAGATCCAGTCTTAGGCAGACTGGTCTCAGATAACATATCAGGCTCCGGTGTCGAGGCTCCTAAAAGTGGCCCAAGAGTAACCACATTGACTGTCCGGATGCTCTTTGACTGTGGGGCACCCAGACATGGCGAAACTTCACACAGTAGTGACATTCCACGGTAGTGTCCAAGCTGTCCAGACATATTGGAAGTCTGCAGGGCTCCAGGTGTGGCACGACTCCATTTGGCAGCCCCCCAGCCTGGCAACGTCCAGGCTGTCCAGACGCACCGTGGCTCTGAGAGGCACTCAGCTGTGACAGGACACCACCTGGCAGTGACCCCACAGGGCGGTGGCCAGGCGCACCATGCCCAGATGTAGTGCCGTCCTGCTCTGCCACCGCCTTCCAGGTCTCCTGACGCGGGGTGGCCCCATCATTGTGACCCCCATTCTGTGGCTCAGCGGCGGCCAACGTGGGCCAGGATGCGAGCATTGGTGGCGGCCTGCTCCCTCGCAGCTCTGGTGCGGGCCTGCTCCAGTAAGATCTGCAGGAGGCCAATGGGGACATCCAGCGAGAGGGTGATGCGGGGGCCCGGGCGGGGGCCGGGGCTCGGGTGGCCCCAAGCAGTGGAGGGGCCTGTGGTGCTGGCTGGGGTGCTCTCCAAGGCCACAGGGCGGGGAGTGGCCTGGGGAGGGTTCTGAGGGAAGAGCTGGAAGGCTGGGATAGGGGTCGCAGGGACAAGCAGGGCCCTGCGTGACGTCAGGACCATCAGCACCAGCAGAGGCCACCTGGTCATCGCGTGGTCAGGCTGCGAGGAGAAAAGAGGCTCAGGGTAGGGAGTCTGGGCAGCCATGGTGCATGGACAGAGACAGATGGGGAAGCAGACAGACAGGGAGAccgagggaaagagacagagagattagAGAGGCCAGGCAAGGGACGCAGAGAGATAGAAGAGACAGAGATGAAAGGACAAGACAGCCAGAGTGagacagaaaaatcaagacaGAGCTAGCCAGAGCAGGGGCCAGGGAGATAAAGAGAGCACAGCCAGATctagatacagagagagaaacacttggggaggggaaggagaagagagagaaggaggagagggaggaggcaaaCCAAAATAGAGGGAGACTGGAAGAAAAAGGCTGGAACCTAGACACAGACAGCATGATAAAAATAGGGAcgcaaaggggcgcctgggtggctcagtcggtgaagcgtctgccttcagcccaggtcatgatcccagggtcctgggatcaagtcccacatcaggctcccagctcagcgggaagcctgcttctccctctccctttgcccctccccctgctcatgctttctctctctctctcaaataaataaataaaatctttttaaaaa contains the following coding sequences:
- the UCN2 gene encoding urocortin-2, with the protein product MGCCFMPGAMPQLLPQGAERDKGAVKGAEGQSTAAHCLAPATGSPGSPTVPQRRLLLPDHAMTRWPLLVLMVLTSRRALLVPATPIPAFQLFPQNPPQATPRPVALESTPASTTGPSTAWGHPSPGPRPGPRITLSLDVPIGLLQILLEQARTRAAREQAATNARILAHVGRR